A genome region from Pseudanabaena sp. Chao 1811 includes the following:
- a CDS encoding FAD-binding oxidoreductase — translation MQISLDNLLEELSGIEAITNPAQVAKLSEDYSHFSPVLVPLLAGKVGDVVVRPSNENEILRIAKTCVKYKIPLTVRGSGTGNYGQCTPLKGGIILETSRLQEIKWIKAGLACVEAGVKMATLDKKAQEIGWESRMVPSTFRSATVGGFIAGGSGGIGSILYGQLRDRGNLRAVRVITLEDEPRIIELRGDDVQKVNHAYGTNGIITELEVPLAPAYEWSEFVVKFADFMTAARFGQALGNSDGIIKKLISVHAAPSSNYFTALQSYIPPDSHCALVLVAESDREPFLSLVNEFNGEVCYEKPAQESGKGISLVEFSWNHTTLHARAADPSFTYLQSLFFNDPKLELVQQMYDHFGDEVIMHLEFIRVNGVAIPAAIQLVRFTTSDHLNEIIAYHESQGVFIANPHTYILEDGGMKTVDYDQLNFKRMVDPYGLMNPDKMKAWQV, via the coding sequence ATGCAAATATCTTTAGACAATCTATTAGAAGAATTATCTGGCATTGAGGCAATTACTAATCCCGCACAAGTTGCAAAACTTTCAGAGGATTACTCTCACTTTAGCCCCGTCCTTGTTCCATTACTAGCTGGCAAAGTTGGCGATGTCGTAGTACGTCCTAGCAATGAAAATGAGATATTGAGAATTGCCAAGACCTGCGTGAAATATAAAATACCACTGACTGTGCGGGGAAGCGGCACAGGAAACTATGGACAATGTACTCCTCTCAAAGGTGGCATAATCCTTGAGACTTCGCGCCTGCAAGAAATTAAATGGATTAAAGCAGGACTCGCCTGTGTAGAAGCAGGCGTAAAAATGGCAACACTAGATAAAAAAGCTCAAGAAATTGGATGGGAATCGCGGATGGTTCCATCTACCTTTAGAAGTGCTACTGTGGGCGGATTTATTGCTGGCGGCAGTGGTGGTATTGGCTCAATTTTGTATGGACAATTGCGCGATCGCGGCAATCTTAGAGCAGTCCGTGTAATCACCCTTGAAGATGAGCCACGCATTATTGAATTGCGGGGCGATGATGTACAAAAGGTCAATCATGCCTATGGGACAAATGGCATTATTACAGAATTAGAAGTTCCCCTCGCCCCTGCCTATGAATGGTCAGAATTTGTAGTTAAATTTGCAGATTTTATGACCGCCGCAAGATTTGGGCAAGCTCTTGGTAATAGCGATGGCATTATCAAAAAGCTGATCAGTGTCCATGCTGCACCCAGTAGCAATTATTTCACAGCTTTACAGAGTTATATTCCTCCAGATTCCCATTGTGCTTTAGTCCTTGTTGCTGAAAGCGATCGCGAACCATTTCTGAGCCTAGTTAACGAATTCAATGGTGAAGTTTGCTACGAGAAACCTGCTCAAGAATCAGGCAAAGGGATCAGCCTTGTAGAGTTTTCTTGGAATCACACCACTTTACATGCTCGCGCCGCCGATCCCTCCTTTACCTATCTCCAGAGTCTATTTTTCAATGATCCGAAGTTAGAACTTGTGCAGCAAATGTACGATCATTTTGGTGACGAAGTGATTATGCATTTAGAGTTCATTCGCGTCAATGGTGTAGCAATTCCTGCGGCGATTCAATTAGTACGTTTTACGACTAGCGATCACCTGAATGAAATCATTGCCTACCACGAATCACAGGGCGTATTCATCGCCAATCCCCATACCTATATCCTCGAAGATGGAGGCATGAAAACCGTAGATTACGATCAGTTAAATTTCAAACGGATGGTTGATCCCTACGGATTGATGAATCCAGATAAGATGAAAGCTTGGCAAGTATAA
- a CDS encoding DUF2281 domain-containing protein, giving the protein MQQTITKDQEPSTNISLDDEVLKILAKMPDALKVEVLHYAEYLLNKGTEKSSGVAIASDEIHKKKIQASRNDGRADCDVR; this is encoded by the coding sequence ATGCAACAAACTATTACTAAAGATCAAGAACCTAGTACCAATATTTCCTTAGATGATGAGGTGCTAAAAATCCTTGCGAAAATGCCAGATGCTCTCAAGGTCGAGGTTCTGCATTATGCGGAATATTTATTGAATAAGGGAACTGAAAAATCATCTGGTGTTGCGATCGCAAGTGATGAAATACACAAGAAAAAAATACAGGCAAGCAGGAACGATGGCAGGGCTGATTGTGATGTCAGATGA
- the menD gene encoding 2-succinyl-5-enolpyruvyl-6-hydroxy-3-cyclohexene-1-carboxylic-acid synthase yields the protein MNTANRNTLWASIVAEELYRSGVRTVCISPGSRSTPLVIAFAELRDRHSDFRILVHIDERSSSFFALGLAKVQMAPVVLLCTSGTAAANYYPAIIEAYYSRIPLVVLTADRPPEMRDCGSGQTIDQINIYGKHVRYFFEVGTPEIIGFRLRYLRSLISRTVSIAVGKGDTPAGAVHLNFPFADPMPPIPVPTDIPEDLALSSPEAIFGNPSGGAYSQIITGMRAIDTNAIAAIANQIISHPKGVIVVGVYDAPNDFLASVRRLARATGYPLLIEATGAHRRDEIGHYDSFLRSPNFCKTHAPEIVIRFGAMPTSKSYMLWLERHISCQQIVVGSTNSDPTHGITQSLNIYPATFCEQLANYLENYAQTAWQDKQWRLDFELAESIAEHTINDALGAIEELFDGKVYAELAQILPANSHIYVASSTPIRDLDTFFHSDRPIKVLANRGANGIDGTISSALGAAWGCDQPMVLICGDLAFYHDLNGLLAAKKYDISLTIILLNNDGGGIFNLLPISKFEDTFEEFFGTAHGIDFAPIISAYNCKHVLIQDWQHFHKALTNSLESQGTQVLEIKSDRQRNKELHFSIWNQVIENCDRHFNQD from the coding sequence ATGAATACTGCAAATCGCAATACTCTTTGGGCAAGCATTGTTGCCGAAGAGCTTTATCGGTCTGGTGTGCGTACCGTTTGCATTTCCCCCGGTTCCCGATCTACGCCACTTGTGATTGCCTTTGCCGAATTACGCGATCGCCATTCTGACTTTCGGATTTTGGTGCATATTGATGAGCGCTCAAGTAGCTTTTTTGCCCTTGGTTTAGCGAAAGTGCAGATGGCTCCTGTGGTGCTACTTTGTACATCAGGAACGGCGGCGGCAAATTATTATCCTGCGATTATCGAAGCCTACTACAGTCGGATTCCCTTAGTGGTATTAACTGCTGATCGTCCTCCAGAGATGCGTGACTGTGGCTCTGGACAGACGATTGACCAAATTAATATCTATGGAAAACATGTTCGTTACTTCTTTGAAGTGGGAACTCCAGAAATAATTGGATTTCGCCTACGCTATTTACGATCGCTGATTAGTCGCACAGTTAGTATTGCTGTTGGTAAAGGCGATACCCCCGCAGGTGCGGTGCATCTCAATTTCCCCTTTGCTGACCCGATGCCACCGATTCCTGTGCCAACGGATATACCAGAGGATTTAGCCCTCAGTAGTCCAGAGGCGATATTTGGTAATCCGTCAGGAGGAGCCTATAGTCAAATCATTACAGGAATGCGAGCAATCGATACCAATGCGATCGCCGCGATTGCGAATCAAATCATTAGTCATCCTAAGGGGGTGATCGTAGTTGGTGTATATGATGCACCCAATGATTTTTTAGCATCGGTACGGAGATTAGCGAGGGCTACAGGTTATCCTTTACTGATAGAAGCTACGGGCGCACATCGGCGTGATGAAATTGGACATTATGATAGCTTTTTGCGATCGCCGAATTTCTGTAAAACCCATGCCCCCGAAATTGTGATTCGCTTCGGTGCAATGCCCACTTCTAAAAGCTATATGCTTTGGCTAGAGCGACATATTAGCTGCCAGCAAATCGTTGTCGGTAGTACCAATAGCGATCCTACCCATGGAATTACACAATCCCTAAATATCTATCCTGCTACTTTCTGCGAACAGTTAGCCAACTATTTAGAAAACTATGCTCAAACCGCTTGGCAAGATAAGCAATGGCGTTTAGATTTTGAATTAGCTGAAAGTATTGCCGAACATACGATTAATGATGCCCTTGGTGCAATAGAAGAGTTGTTTGATGGAAAAGTCTATGCGGAACTTGCCCAAATTCTCCCTGCAAATAGCCATATTTATGTTGCCAGCAGCACACCAATTCGAGATTTAGATACGTTCTTCCATAGCGATCGCCCGATTAAAGTTCTTGCCAATCGTGGTGCAAATGGTATTGATGGGACGATTTCCAGTGCGCTTGGTGCAGCTTGGGGATGTGATCAGCCGATGGTGCTTATTTGTGGGGATTTAGCCTTCTATCATGATTTGAATGGATTGCTTGCTGCGAAAAAGTATGATATTTCCCTCACGATTATTCTTCTAAATAATGATGGTGGCGGTATTTTTAATTTGTTGCCAATTTCCAAGTTTGAGGATACCTTTGAGGAGTTTTTTGGTACAGCTCATGGCATAGATTTTGCCCCCATTATCTCGGCATATAATTGCAAACATGTTCTGATTCAAGATTGGCAGCATTTTCACAAAGCCTTAACTAATTCGCTTGAATCACAAGGAACTCAAGTATTAGAAATAAAAAGCGATCGCCAGCGTAATAAAGAACTACATTTCTCTATTTGGAATCAAGTCATTGAAAACTGCGATCGCCACTTTAATCAAGATTAA
- a CDS encoding ChuX/HutX family heme-like substrate-binding protein has protein sequence MAATLKDFLEECHTLGLVRLIVTSDAGVLEARVNIEKLFYAELPKGKYANMHSEHIEFHLNMDKITDVRFETAEAKRGNFTTYAIRFLDADDKPQMSAFLQWGKPGEYAEGQVEAWSALKDKYGETWKPEPVESM, from the coding sequence ATGGCTGCTACTTTAAAAGATTTTTTAGAAGAATGTCACACTCTCGGCTTAGTGCGTCTGATCGTCACCAGTGATGCGGGTGTGCTAGAAGCAAGGGTAAATATCGAGAAACTTTTTTACGCGGAACTTCCTAAGGGCAAGTATGCGAATATGCACTCCGAGCATATCGAGTTTCACCTCAATATGGACAAAATCACCGATGTCCGCTTTGAAACCGCCGAAGCCAAACGCGGCAATTTCACCACCTACGCGATCCGCTTCCTCGATGCCGATGACAAGCCCCAAATGAGTGCTTTCCTGCAATGGGGTAAACCGGGGGAATATGCCGAAGGTCAAGTCGAAGCATGGTCTGCGCTCAAAGACAAGTACGGCGAAACTTGGAAGCCTGAGCCTGTTGAGAGTATGTAG
- the cysK gene encoding cysteine synthase A, with translation MKIANNITELVGRTPLVELQRIPKAEGCVGRIIVKLESMNPAASVKDRIGVNMIQEAEEQGLISPNKTILVEPTSGNTGIALAMVAAAKGYRLILTMPETMSLERRAMLRAYGAELELTPGSEGMGGAIRRAKEISETTPDAYMLQQFRNPSNPSIHRKTTAEEIWEDTDGQIDFLISGVGTGGTITGVAEVIKSRRPSFKAIAVEPANSPVLSGGRPGPHKIQGIGAGFVPEVLKTELIDEIIPVDDTQAIAFGRRLAREEGLLSGISSGAALYAAIQIAKRPENAGKIIVMIQPSFGERYLSTPLFQDPELLALS, from the coding sequence ATGAAAATCGCCAATAACATTACTGAATTAGTCGGACGTACCCCCTTAGTTGAATTGCAACGCATCCCCAAGGCTGAAGGCTGTGTGGGAAGAATTATCGTCAAACTGGAAAGCATGAATCCTGCTGCTTCCGTTAAGGATCGTATCGGCGTAAACATGATTCAAGAAGCGGAGGAACAGGGCTTAATCTCTCCAAATAAGACCATCCTCGTCGAGCCAACTTCAGGCAATACAGGCATCGCTCTAGCGATGGTGGCGGCAGCAAAGGGATATCGCTTAATTCTGACCATGCCAGAAACCATGAGTTTAGAACGTCGAGCAATGTTACGTGCCTATGGAGCTGAACTCGAATTGACCCCCGGTAGTGAAGGTATGGGTGGTGCAATCCGTCGAGCTAAGGAAATCTCAGAAACTACGCCCGATGCCTATATGTTGCAACAGTTCCGTAATCCTTCCAATCCTTCCATTCATCGCAAAACTACTGCCGAAGAGATTTGGGAAGATACCGATGGACAGATTGATTTCTTGATTTCGGGAGTTGGTACTGGCGGCACAATCACAGGGGTTGCTGAAGTAATTAAATCCCGCAGACCATCATTTAAGGCGATCGCAGTCGAGCCAGCGAATAGCCCTGTATTGTCGGGTGGTCGCCCTGGTCCTCACAAAATTCAAGGTATCGGTGCGGGATTTGTGCCTGAAGTTTTGAAAACAGAATTGATTGATGAGATTATTCCTGTTGATGACACTCAGGCGATCGCCTTTGGACGCAGATTAGCCCGTGAGGAAGGATTGCTTTCAGGGATTTCTAGTGGAGCTGCCCTCTATGCGGCGATTCAAATTGCTAAGCGTCCTGAGAATGCAGGCAAAATTATCGTGATGATTCAGCCTAGCTTTGGCGAACGCTACTTAAGTACGCCCCTCTTCCAAGATCCTGAACTCTTGGCACTTAGCTAA
- a CDS encoding type II toxin-antitoxin system VapC family toxin: MYILDTDHLSTLDRGGINAQRLLTRLAKVNPNQVSATIISYEEQTRGWLSHISKARNLEAQVEIYKQLKRQINNYCAIPIIDFDIEAAKEFQRIRKLYPRLGTMDLKIAAIAIVNNAIVLTRNTSDFGQIANLLIEDWTK, from the coding sequence ATGTACATACTCGATACTGACCATCTCAGCACATTAGATCGTGGGGGGATTAACGCTCAACGTCTTCTTACTCGTTTAGCAAAAGTCAATCCTAATCAAGTCTCAGCAACCATCATCAGCTACGAAGAACAGACAAGAGGATGGTTAAGCCACATTTCTAAAGCACGCAACCTTGAAGCACAAGTTGAAATTTACAAACAACTTAAAAGACAAATTAATAATTACTGCGCTATTCCAATAATTGATTTTGATATAGAAGCCGCAAAGGAATTCCAACGAATCAGAAAGTTATACCCTCGCCTCGGCACAATGGACTTAAAAATTGCAGCGATCGCTATTGTTAACAATGCGATCGTATTAACTCGCAATACTTCTGATTTTGGGCAAATTGCTAACTTACTAATAGAAGATTGGACAAAGTAA